A stretch of the Dichotomicrobium thermohalophilum genome encodes the following:
- the lpxC gene encoding UDP-3-O-acyl-N-acetylglucosamine deacetylase, giving the protein MIADFTGARQTTLKQSVVISGTGVHSGQAASLILHPADADNGIVFIVKNDARHEVRIPADFRAISNVMLCTVLSNGEGACVATVEHLMAALRGVGVDNVDIEVDAGEIPIMDGSAEPFVEAVLEAGVRPLARPRRFIRVLKPVHIQDGDASAALEPYDGFHLDVEIDFDTPVIGRQRWAGDLNPQVFLRALSRARTFGFMKDVEMLWKAGRALGSSLENTVAIADDRVVNPEGLRYKDEFVRHKALDAVGDLSLAGAPLLGKYRSYRGGHRINAMVLEALHADPSAWTVVETDVERPRHREVSHADISWGATMPAFAADRS; this is encoded by the coding sequence ATGATCGCAGACTTTACGGGGGCACGACAGACCACGCTCAAACAGAGCGTGGTCATCTCCGGCACCGGCGTCCATAGCGGCCAAGCCGCTTCACTCATTCTCCATCCCGCAGATGCCGACAACGGCATCGTTTTCATCGTTAAGAATGACGCCCGGCACGAGGTGCGCATCCCGGCAGATTTCCGTGCCATCTCCAACGTCATGCTCTGCACCGTACTCAGCAACGGCGAAGGCGCCTGCGTGGCGACCGTCGAGCATCTGATGGCGGCGCTGCGCGGCGTGGGCGTCGACAACGTCGATATCGAAGTGGATGCGGGAGAAATCCCGATCATGGATGGCAGCGCGGAGCCGTTCGTCGAGGCCGTGCTTGAGGCCGGGGTCCGTCCGCTGGCGCGGCCACGCCGCTTCATCCGGGTTCTCAAGCCGGTGCATATCCAGGATGGCGATGCCTCGGCCGCGCTGGAGCCATATGACGGCTTTCATCTGGATGTCGAGATTGACTTCGACACGCCGGTCATCGGCCGGCAGCGCTGGGCCGGTGATCTTAACCCGCAAGTTTTCCTGCGTGCCCTGTCGCGCGCGCGCACCTTCGGCTTCATGAAAGACGTCGAGATGCTCTGGAAGGCCGGGCGCGCCCTGGGCTCCTCGCTGGAAAACACTGTGGCGATCGCGGATGATCGGGTGGTGAACCCTGAAGGCCTGCGCTACAAGGACGAATTCGTTCGGCACAAGGCGCTAGATGCGGTCGGCGATCTGTCGCTGGCGGGCGCCCCGTTGCTCGGCAAGTACCGCTCCTATCGCGGCGGGCATCGGATCAACGCGATGGTTCTCGAAGCCTTGCATGCCGATCCCAGCGCTTGGACGGTGGTCGAGACCGATGTTGAGCGTCCGCGTCATCGCGAGGTGTCCCACGCGGATATCTCTTGGGGTGCGACGATGCCGGCGTTTGCAGCCGATCGGAGCTGA